The following proteins are co-located in the Catenulispora sp. EB89 genome:
- a CDS encoding VOC family protein, which translates to MFENTKAFSGFSVNDIPAAKKFYGETLGVPVTEAHGMLRLHVGGDTEILVYPKGTDHVPATFTILNFPVDDIEAAVKSLGDRGVRFEMLPGVDEDGISRRGGPQIAWFKDPAGNWLAVLQE; encoded by the coding sequence ATGTTCGAGAACACGAAAGCCTTCAGCGGCTTCTCCGTGAACGACATCCCCGCCGCCAAGAAGTTCTACGGCGAGACGCTCGGCGTCCCCGTCACCGAGGCCCACGGCATGCTCCGCCTGCACGTCGGCGGCGACACCGAGATCCTGGTCTACCCCAAGGGCACGGACCACGTCCCGGCCACCTTCACCATCCTGAACTTCCCCGTCGACGACATCGAGGCCGCGGTGAAGAGCCTCGGCGACCGCGGCGTGCGCTTCGAGATGCTGCCGGGCGTCGACGAGGACGGCATCAGCCGGCGCGGCGGTCCGCAGATCGCGTGGTTCAAGGACCCCGCGGGGAACTGGCTGGCAGTGCTCCAAGAGTAA
- a CDS encoding FAD-binding oxidoreductase, with the protein MSDHISSVIQGFSGRVVTADDPDYDTVRAVWNGAIDHRPALVARCESAEDVAAALTAARARGLDVSVRGGGHNFAGNAVWPDSLTVDLSGMRAVRVDPVTRTAYCQGGALLADLDAATQEHGLAVPAGTVSHTGVGGLTLGGGFGWLTPGHGLSMDNLVSAQVVLADGRVVEASLESRPELFWALRGAGSNFGVVTEFRFALHPVGPMVQMGLLFWPAEQGVQALRTIREAVAKLPRDMGALLAVGLNAPPAPFVPQEHHLAPGHAVIIAGFGTAEDHADVVDALRRELPPLFDVVTPMPYTALQSMLDDAAPPGILAYERALYLDELTDDVVEVLAEFSGKKSSPLSFAPVFTMDGAYTDVADDATAFGGLRRPGFMVNFACVAPTPELLAADTAWVKEFWAALLPFARDTGSYVNFMVEPDQERIVAAYGADKYRRLAKIKAEYDPENVFRHNANIKPAV; encoded by the coding sequence ATGTCCGATCACATCAGCAGCGTGATCCAGGGATTCTCAGGGCGGGTCGTCACCGCCGACGACCCCGATTACGACACGGTTCGCGCGGTCTGGAACGGTGCGATCGACCACCGGCCCGCGCTGGTGGCCCGGTGTGAGAGCGCGGAGGACGTCGCCGCGGCGCTGACGGCGGCGCGCGCCCGCGGTCTGGACGTGTCAGTACGCGGAGGCGGCCACAACTTCGCGGGCAACGCGGTCTGGCCGGACTCGCTCACCGTCGATCTGAGCGGGATGCGGGCGGTGCGGGTCGACCCGGTCACACGAACGGCGTACTGCCAGGGCGGCGCGCTGCTGGCCGACCTGGACGCCGCCACGCAGGAGCACGGCCTCGCGGTGCCGGCCGGGACGGTCAGCCACACCGGCGTCGGCGGGCTGACGCTCGGCGGGGGCTTCGGCTGGCTGACTCCGGGCCACGGCCTGTCGATGGACAATCTCGTGTCGGCGCAGGTGGTGCTGGCCGACGGCCGGGTCGTCGAGGCGTCCCTGGAGTCGCGCCCGGAGTTGTTCTGGGCGCTCCGGGGCGCCGGGAGCAACTTCGGTGTCGTCACCGAATTCCGGTTCGCGCTGCATCCGGTCGGGCCGATGGTGCAGATGGGGCTGTTGTTCTGGCCCGCAGAGCAGGGCGTCCAGGCGCTTCGGACGATACGGGAGGCGGTCGCGAAGCTGCCGAGGGACATGGGCGCTCTGCTCGCCGTCGGACTGAACGCCCCGCCCGCGCCATTCGTCCCGCAGGAGCACCACCTGGCGCCCGGACACGCGGTGATCATCGCGGGCTTCGGGACGGCCGAGGATCACGCCGACGTCGTCGACGCCCTGCGCAGGGAGCTGCCGCCGCTGTTCGACGTCGTCACGCCGATGCCCTACACGGCGTTGCAGTCCATGCTCGACGACGCCGCGCCTCCCGGGATCCTGGCCTACGAGCGGGCACTGTATCTGGACGAGCTCACCGATGACGTCGTCGAGGTCCTGGCCGAGTTCTCCGGGAAGAAGAGCTCTCCCCTGTCCTTCGCCCCGGTCTTCACGATGGACGGCGCCTACACCGACGTCGCCGACGACGCGACCGCGTTCGGCGGGCTCCGGCGTCCCGGCTTCATGGTGAACTTCGCCTGCGTCGCCCCGACCCCGGAGCTGCTGGCGGCAGACACCGCGTGGGTCAAGGAGTTCTGGGCGGCGCTGCTGCCGTTCGCCCGCGACACCGGGAGCTACGTGAACTTCATGGTGGAGCCCGACCAGGAGCGGATCGTGGCCGCCTACGGGGCGGACAAGTACCGGCGGCTGGCGAAGATCAAGGCCGAGTACGACCCGGAGAACGTGTTCCGGCACAACGCCAACATCAAGCCGGCGGTGTAG
- a CDS encoding SCP2 sterol-binding domain-containing protein, translating to MTDTSGTAGLPVEFAGADPNQLAGMVGQLSDAELREVLADPALRGQVLDEIFRRMGDHFRADKAKGQTVAVHFVITGGPDGAKDTYQASIKDGVCTTSKELTEHPRATITADGVPFLRLVTGGAGGVELFLKGKLKVGGDMMFAASVAGWFAIPGGK from the coding sequence ATGACCGACACCTCCGGGACCGCCGGCCTGCCCGTCGAGTTCGCCGGCGCCGACCCGAACCAGCTGGCCGGCATGGTCGGCCAGCTCTCCGACGCCGAGCTGCGCGAGGTGCTGGCCGACCCCGCCCTGCGCGGCCAGGTGCTCGACGAGATCTTCCGCCGGATGGGCGACCACTTCCGCGCCGACAAGGCCAAGGGCCAGACCGTCGCGGTGCACTTCGTCATCACCGGCGGCCCGGACGGCGCCAAGGACACCTACCAGGCCTCCATCAAGGACGGCGTCTGCACCACGTCCAAGGAGCTCACCGAGCACCCGCGGGCCACCATCACCGCCGACGGCGTGCCGTTCCTGCGCCTGGTCACCGGTGGTGCCGGCGGCGTCGAGCTGTTCCTGAAGGGCAAGCTGAAGGTCGGCGGCGACATGATGTTCGCCGCGTCCGTGGCGGGGTGGTTCGCGATTCCGGGCGGCAAGTAG